One region of Cottoperca gobio chromosome 19, fCotGob3.1, whole genome shotgun sequence genomic DNA includes:
- the star2 gene encoding steroidogenic acute regulatory protein, mitochondrial, with the protein MLPAVVKLCCGISYPHLRSLAGLQRTAVAVIGQELTHLQRWGQVQHHMRTHAGFKYNEPKPEDIKPAPSKDDQLFHVQQGQEAMRKALCMLEDTQGWKVEITESDGDVICSKVMPGAGKVFRLEAILEASVDELYDLLFVRVEEMQQWNPSIQQIKVLKHVGPETIITHEVSAETAGNLIGQRDFLSVRHSCKRNSSVYLGGAAIQLESFPPQAGFVRAEDGPTCIIIQALKEDRGKSRFTWLLNMDVKGWLPKSIVNQALPRAQLDFTRHLRRRLTASATLG; encoded by the exons ATGCTGCCTGCTGTTGTAAAGCTCTGCTGTGGAATCTCCTACCCACATCTGAGGAGTCTGGCAG GACTTCAACGCACAGCTGTGGCAGTGATAGGCCAGGagctcacacacctgcagagaTGGGGACAAGTCCAACATCACATGAGAACACATGCTGGATTCAAGTATAATG AGCCCAAACCTGAAGATATAAAGCCTGCGCCTTCGAAAGATGATCAGCTGTTCCATGTACAACAAGGCCAAGAAGCAATGAGAAAAGCTCTCTGCATGTTGGAAGACACACAAGGATGGAAGGTCGAGATCACAGAG AGCGACGGAGATGTAATTTGTAGCAAAGTGATGCCGGGTGCCGGGAAGGTCTTCAGGCTGGAGGCGATCTTGGAGGCCAGCGTGGACGAGCTCTACGACCTCCTGTTTGTCCGAGTGGAGGAGATGCAACAGTGGAACCCGAGCATACAGCAAATCAAA gtTCTGAAGCATGTTGGACCCGAAACGATTATCACTCACGAGGTTTCAGCCGAGACGGCGGGAAATCTGATTGGCCAAAGGGATTTCCTGAGTGTCAGACACAGTTGCAAACGAAATTCCAGTGTTTATCTTGGAGGAGCAGCAATTCAGCTGGAGTCCTTCCCACCTCAGGCAGGCTTTGTGAG AGCCGAGGATGGACCAACCTGCATCATCATCCAGGCTTTGAAAGAAGATAGAGGAAAAAGTCGCTTCACATGGCTTCTTAATATGGATGTAAAG GGCTGGCTGCCAAAGTCCATTGTCAATCAGGCTTTGCCCCGAGCACAGCTGGATTTCACCAGACACCTTCGCAGACGTCTCACAGCGAGCGCCACGCTGGGCTAA